CCGCCCTGGTTTGCATTCTGAATTAATGACGAACGCCGGTATCTTCATCGTCCACATCATCACCTTCAATATCGTCATCCTGTGCATCAGGATCTTCAAAGTAGGTGCCCCAGCCGTCGTAATCGACATTGTACTGCGCGGCAAGGTTAACCAGCTGCTCAACCTGTGCATCAATCAGTTCAGCGTTCAGCGCGCCTTCACTGATCACATCGCAGCACATTACAGTGGTGCCATCTTCCAGTTCCAGCTCTTCAGGTTCACCGACTTCATAGCCGAGTTTGAAGGCATCAACGGCCACTTTTTCCAGTGAATCAAAGTTGTTACAGGAAAGGTGATGTTCAATGGCATACAGCGCGTCAGGATCGCTGCCATCTTCCAACAGCTCTTCGATAATCAGTCGCGTTTCTTCGCGTTGCTCTTCCAGTAATTGTTCGTAAGCCATAATTCTGTTCCTCAAAATATGCGGCGGTAAGTTTGATTATTTTCCCACAGCGCCGTTCGCGCCACTACACAAAACAGAAAGTTTCTTTGCCCTGGGGTTGAAAATGCATATTCATACGGTTAAATTGAATTTAAATTCATTTCAAAGCGACACATGGAGTGCTGTATGAGTCAGTTATATCAACGCCATTTCCTCAGGCTGCTCGATTTTACCCCTGCGGAAATCAACGCCCTGCTGGCGCTGGCTGCATCACTGAAAATCGATAAAAAAAACGGTGAAGAAGTTCAGCATCTGCAAGGGAAGAATATTGCGCTCATCTTCGAAAAAGACTCGACCCGTACACGATGCTCTTTCGAAGTTGCCGCATTCGACCAGGGCGCCAGGGTCACTTACCTCGGCCCGAGCGGCAGCCAGATCGGTCATAAAGAGTCGATTAAAGATACCGCGCGCGTGCTTGGTCGCATGTATCACGGCATTCAGTATCGTGGCCACGGACAGGAAATTGTGCAAACGCTGGCGCAACATGCTGGTGTGCCAGTATGGAACGGTCTGACCAACGAATTCCATCCGACTCAGCTGCTGGCCGATCTGCTCACTATGCAGGAG
This is a stretch of genomic DNA from Winslowiella toletana. It encodes these proteins:
- the rraB gene encoding ribonuclease E inhibitor RraB, which produces MAYEQLLEEQREETRLIIEELLEDGSDPDALYAIEHHLSCNNFDSLEKVAVDAFKLGYEVGEPEELELEDGTTVMCCDVISEGALNAELIDAQVEQLVNLAAQYNVDYDGWGTYFEDPDAQDDDIEGDDVDDEDTGVRH